Proteins from one Pleurocapsa minor HA4230-MV1 genomic window:
- a CDS encoding DUF2809 domain-containing protein, producing the protein MVQKLLGKRVLILLALLLIIPLGIFSKVYAGIGQEWIQDYSGDVLYEIFWCLLIFWFAPVSKKSTKLGQIALWVFAVTCIIEVSQIWFYLVPVSIRSSFIWRMLLGAGFDWWDFPHYALGALIGWKIIAQIAQTTRFK; encoded by the coding sequence ATGGTTCAAAAATTATTAGGCAAACGAGTTCTAATTCTACTTGCACTGCTACTGATTATCCCGTTGGGCATTTTTTCTAAAGTTTATGCAGGCATCGGACAAGAATGGATTCAAGATTATTCAGGTGATGTCTTGTATGAGATTTTTTGGTGTTTATTAATCTTTTGGTTTGCTCCTGTCAGCAAAAAGTCAACCAAGTTAGGTCAAATTGCTCTGTGGGTATTTGCTGTAACCTGCATCATTGAGGTTAGCCAGATCTGGTTTTATTTAGTTCCAGTCAGTATACGTTCTTCATTTATTTGGCGCATGTTGCTGGGTGCTGGCTTTGATTGGTGGGATTTTCCCCATTATGCTTTGGGTGCATTAATTGGCTGGAAGATAATTGCACAAATTGCTCAGACTACTAGATTTAAATAG
- a CDS encoding single-stranded DNA-binding protein, whose amino-acid sequence MNSCILMAQIISDPELRSTQDQVSVSTMMVEFESTKEGEDPGKVQVEGWGKLAEEIKSTYNAGDRVIIEGRLSMNLFEMPEGYKEKRAKLVASRIYPLGSVSAGVSSYTVEPHQVQQPDNVVDFAPTPKPQAAPAYVAPEPAPTPEPAPVSGGNEDWDEIPF is encoded by the coding sequence ATGAATAGCTGTATTTTGATGGCACAGATCATCAGCGATCCCGAACTACGCTCTACTCAAGATCAAGTGAGCGTATCTACTATGATGGTTGAGTTTGAATCTACCAAAGAGGGAGAAGACCCTGGTAAAGTGCAGGTAGAAGGGTGGGGCAAGCTAGCTGAAGAGATTAAAAGCACCTACAACGCAGGAGATCGGGTTATTATTGAAGGTCGCTTATCAATGAATCTGTTTGAGATGCCAGAAGGATATAAAGAAAAGCGGGCTAAATTAGTTGCCTCGCGCATCTATCCTCTAGGTTCAGTTAGTGCTGGGGTCTCTAGTTATACGGTTGAACCGCATCAAGTTCAACAACCAGACAACGTAGTTGATTTTGCCCCGACTCCTAAACCACAGGCTGCACCAGCCTATGTCGCCCCCGAACCTGCACCGACTCCTGAACCTGCTCCTGTAAGTGGTGGTAATGAAGATTGGGATGAAATTCCTTTTTAA
- a CDS encoding mannose-1-phosphate guanyltransferase — translation MRAVLMAGGSGTRLRPLTCDLPKPMVPILNRPIAEHIINLLKRHNIIEIIATLYYLPDVMRDYFQDGSEFGVQMTYAVEEEQPLGTAGCVKNIQPWLDDTFITISGDAISDFNLQEAIAFHREKKSKATLILTRVPNPVDFGVVITDSDGRINRFLEKPSLSEIFSDTVNTGTYILEPEVLDYLPENEESDFSNDLFPILLEQGEAMYGYVAEGYWCDIGHLEAYREAQYDALEQKVKLDFPYLEKSPGVWLGSNTYIDPSAMIESPVMIGDNCRIGARVKIEAGTVIGDNVTIGSDANLKRPIIWNGATVGDEAHLRACTISRGTRMDRRSQALEGSVIGSLSIVGEEAQIAPGVRVWPSKRIESGAILNINLIWGNTAQRNLFGQRGVTGLANIDITPEFVVKLGAAYGSTLKLGSTVIVSRDQRSVSRMVGRAIISGLMSTGINVQNLEATAIPIARTMMTTMIDVIGGIHIRLEPNRADYLLIEFFDRQGISISKSQEKKIEGAYFKEDIRRVSVQEIGSVSYPSGILDTYSRAFARYINIAAVRSSSSKIVIDYVYAVAGAILPQLLAKFGCDAVVLNASLQETSISTTQREVLLDQLGQVVEALRANFGAQVSANGEQLILVDEAGLPIRGETLTALMVNTIFTANPRSTVVVPVNASSAVEEIARRHDGMVIRTKVNPTALMEASRDNPHVVLGGSSEMGFIFPELHPGFDAMFGIAKLIEMLTIQERSLADIRQDLPNVYHKSCSVRCPWKVKGSLMRYLLETHPKENLELIDGVKIINPHNDNWVLILPDAGEPLVHIYANSGDRCWVDVQLLEYRQRVQNFIDREQNY, via the coding sequence ATGCGAGCAGTTCTTATGGCGGGTGGTTCAGGCACTAGATTACGTCCTTTGACCTGCGATCTTCCTAAACCGATGGTTCCCATACTCAATCGCCCCATCGCCGAACATATTATTAATTTATTAAAACGTCACAATATTATCGAGATTATTGCCACACTCTATTACTTACCCGACGTGATGCGGGATTATTTTCAAGATGGTAGTGAATTTGGGGTACAAATGACCTATGCCGTCGAGGAAGAACAGCCTTTGGGAACGGCAGGATGTGTTAAAAATATTCAGCCCTGGCTAGATGATACTTTTATTACCATTAGTGGGGATGCGATCTCCGACTTCAATTTACAAGAGGCGATCGCTTTCCACCGAGAAAAGAAATCAAAAGCTACTTTAATTTTGACCCGTGTACCTAACCCCGTCGATTTTGGGGTGGTAATTACAGATTCAGACGGTAGAATTAATCGCTTCCTGGAAAAACCTTCTTTGAGTGAAATTTTCTCAGATACGGTGAATACTGGCACCTATATCCTAGAGCCAGAAGTGTTAGATTATCTGCCAGAAAACGAAGAGTCTGACTTTTCTAATGATTTATTCCCTATTCTCTTGGAACAGGGAGAAGCAATGTATGGCTATGTTGCCGAAGGTTACTGGTGTGATATAGGTCATCTAGAGGCTTATCGTGAAGCTCAATATGACGCACTGGAGCAAAAAGTTAAACTAGATTTTCCCTACCTTGAAAAGTCTCCTGGCGTTTGGCTTGGCAGCAATACTTATATCGATCCTAGCGCTATGATTGAATCTCCCGTAATGATTGGCGATAATTGTCGGATTGGAGCGCGGGTTAAAATAGAGGCAGGAACTGTCATTGGTGATAATGTAACCATTGGTTCTGATGCTAATCTCAAACGACCAATTATTTGGAATGGTGCTACCGTTGGCGATGAAGCTCATTTGCGTGCCTGCACCATCTCTCGCGGTACTAGAATGGATCGGCGATCGCAAGCTTTGGAAGGTTCGGTAATCGGCAGCCTATCTATTGTCGGTGAAGAAGCTCAAATTGCTCCAGGGGTTAGGGTGTGGCCCAGTAAAAGAATCGAGTCTGGGGCGATTCTCAATATTAATTTAATTTGGGGTAATACTGCCCAACGTAACCTTTTTGGACAAAGAGGAGTAACGGGACTAGCCAACATTGACATCACGCCTGAATTTGTCGTTAAGCTAGGTGCTGCTTATGGTTCTACTTTAAAATTAGGTTCAACGGTAATTGTTTCCCGCGATCAGCGTAGTGTCTCACGGATGGTTGGTCGAGCGATCATTTCTGGATTGATGTCGACAGGAATTAATGTGCAGAATCTAGAAGCTACCGCTATTCCGATTGCCCGTACGATGATGACCACGATGATTGATGTAATAGGCGGAATTCATATTCGTTTGGAACCCAATCGAGCTGATTATTTACTGATTGAATTTTTTGATCGACAGGGCATCAGTATTTCTAAGTCCCAAGAGAAGAAGATTGAAGGAGCCTATTTTAAAGAGGATATCCGTCGAGTCTCAGTGCAAGAAATCGGCAGCGTTAGTTATCCTAGCGGAATTCTTGATACCTATAGTCGTGCTTTTGCCAGGTATATTAATATTGCCGCCGTTCGTAGTAGTAGTTCTAAAATTGTGATCGACTATGTATACGCAGTGGCAGGAGCTATTTTACCTCAGTTATTAGCCAAATTTGGCTGTGATGCAGTGGTGCTAAATGCTAGTTTGCAAGAGACATCTATTTCAACCACTCAAAGAGAAGTGTTACTCGATCAGTTGGGGCAAGTAGTAGAAGCTTTAAGAGCAAATTTTGGCGCTCAAGTATCTGCTAATGGAGAGCAGCTGATTTTAGTAGACGAGGCTGGATTGCCAATTCGCGGAGAAACTTTAACCGCCTTGATGGTCAACACTATTTTTACCGCTAATCCCCGCAGTACAGTAGTCGTTCCCGTCAATGCTTCAAGTGCTGTAGAAGAAATTGCCCGTCGTCATGATGGGATGGTGATTCGGACTAAAGTTAATCCCACTGCCTTAATGGAGGCATCTAGAGATAATCCCCATGTGGTGTTAGGTGGTAGTAGCGAGATGGGCTTTATCTTTCCCGAACTTCATCCTGGTTTTGATGCCATGTTTGGTATTGCGAAACTGATTGAAATGCTGACTATTCAAGAGCGATCGCTAGCTGATATTCGTCAGGATCTACCTAATGTCTACCATAAATCCTGCTCGGTTCGCTGTCCTTGGAAAGTCAAAGGCTCTTTGATGCGCTACTTGCTAGAAACTCACCCGAAAGAAAATCTTGAGTTGATTGATGGGGTAAAAATAATTAATCCGCACAATGACAACTGGGTTTTAATCTTACCTGATGCAGGAGAACCCCTGGTACATATCTATGCTAATAGTGGCGATCGCTGTTGGGTCGATGTACAACTGTTAGAATATCGCCAGCGAGTCCAAAATTTTATCGATCGCGAACAAAATTATTAA